GGCGTCTACTACCTGCGGGTCAACGCGAACCATCCGGCCTACATCCTGCGGACGCGCATGGCCGAGGTCCCGCCGTATGACGATCCGGCGAAGGCCGTCGAGGCCGGCCTGCACTACATCCTGAACGCGGGCGACGCCTGGCTGGCGCAGGTCCCGCGCGAGGGGAACCGCTTCGTGCGGGCGGCGAACCTGCACGAGACGAGCCTGCGCTGCACCGGCTGCCACGCCACGAGCTTCCCCGCCGAGGCGGCCCTGGCCGCGCATCGGGCGGGTTATCCGATTCATGCCAAAGACGCGCTAAGCTATCTCGTGGAGCGAATCGCCGACTCGCCGGCCCCCCTTTACGGCGACGCCGGCCTGTTCTGGCAGCGCTACATCGCGACGCCCCTCGAAGCCCAGGGGGCGCAGGGCGGCGTGCTCGTCGACTTCGACCGCGAGGTCGCCGGCGCGGACACCGCGGCCCTCGCCCGCTTCGGGCCGTTCCTGAGGGCCGCCTGGGCATCGCGTACGACGCTCCCCGAGGACGAGCACAACGTCGTGCCGGCCGAGAGCAAGTTCGGCCTCGCCTGGAGGGGCTGGAAGACGCTCACCGAGGTCGCCCGCCGCACCGGCCGCGCCGAGGACGCCCGGGCCGCCGCGAACATCGCCGCCATCCTCGGCAGTCGACAGGCCGACAAGCAGGTCGAGACGCTTCAGGACCGCATCCATCGCCTGGTCGCGTGGAGCCTGATCGACCGCCAGGCCCATGCGAACAAGATCCGCCGCGAGACGGGCGCCCTGCTGACCCTCCAGAACGCCGACGGCGGCTGGCACGAGTCCGACTCCAAACCCGGCCCGAGCGCGGTCTACACCACCGGCCAGATCGTCGACGCCCTCCTCGAAGCCGGACTCACCCGCGAGAACCCGGCCGTCGATCGGGCTTTGAAGTACTTGCTGTCGCAGCAGCAGGAATTCGGCGGCTGGTTCCAGGCCGACACGCACGAGAACTTCCGCACCCCCATGCGCGAGACGCGATACGCCGTCATGGCCCTCGCCCGAGCCTTCCCCCGCGCGGACGGCCCGAGGTTGGGATGGGCAAATCGAGGCCACGGGCCGCCGTCGCCGCCTCGGACGAGTTCGGTCGTCCATGCGATCGACGACCTGGAGGCCCTCTGGGACGTCCCCCCCGCGGAGCGGCCGCGGTTCGCCTCGGCGGTCGGCCCGCTCCTGGACCATCCGTCGCCCCTCGTGCGGGCCTCGGCCGCCGCCTGCCTGGGCCGGCTCAATTGCGTCGAAGGAGTAAAGCCCCTGGCGAAGGCTCTCGGCGACCCCTCGAAGGTCGTCCGGCGGGCCGCAGCCTTCGCATTCCGCCAGCTCGGCAACCGGGGGATCGGCGTCGAGGCGATCGCGTCCGCCCTCGACGCCACCGACCCTCGCGTGCGACGAGCCGCCGTGAGCCTGTTCACCGGGCCGATCCACGGCCTGGACGACCGCCGCGAGCTTGTGAACCGCCTCATTGCTCGTGCGGACGACCCGGACCTGCTCACGCGGTTCGAGGCGGCCCGGGCCCTCCGCCGCTGGTTCTACCGCACGCCCGACCCGGCGCTGAGGAGGCGGATCGTGGAGGCCGTCCTGGCGAGGATGGCCGTCGAAGAGGTTCCGCTTCATAGGACGAACCTGAGCGAGAACCTCTACATCATGCTCGACGAGAATCTCGGCGGGGGCGTGAGCCTCCAGCGGAACCTCGCGGCGCTGCCGGAGTCCATGCGCGGCCCGATCCTCGAAGGGCGCCGGAAGGTCGAGCGCGACGTCCTTCTGGCCCCGATCCTGGCGGCCCTCCGATCGGGCGGCGAGCCGCGGCGCGAGGGGATCCTCCGGGCGTTCGACGGCTCGTTCTTCCGCGGCCGGACGTACGCCCGCCAGCCCGAGGGTGCGGTGGACGTCGGCAACGACCGCGAGTTCGGTTTCCTGTACGAGGTCCCGCTGGACGAGTTGGAGGCCGTCTTCGCCGTGCTCCTCGACGCTCCCCGGGCCGGATCGGGCGGTCGCCAGGCGCTCCAGCTCGCGAGCTTTTTCAAGGTCCCGGAGCGGACCCGGAACGCCTCGATCCAGGCCGCCGTGCTGCGGGCGCTCGACGACGGCGACGCCGAGATCCGCGTCGAGGCGCGGCGGATCGCATCGGGGATGAGCTTCGAAGGGGCCGAGGACGACCCGGCTCGGACGCGGGCGATCGCCCGGGGCGTCACCGAATCGGCGGAGTCGCGCCCCGCGCTGATCGCCGCGATCGGCCGGAACCCGCGGCTAGCCGGACGTCCCGAGATCGCCCGGGCGACGGCCGCGCTCGCGACGCGGCTCGACGGCGAGCCCGAGCTACTGCCTTTGCTCGACCGTCCCGGCGTCGCCGACGCCGACGTGGTCGCCGCGATTAATCGGGGGTGGGCGGGTTACGACCCCGCCCGCAAGGCCGAAGCAATTCGGATGGTGCTTCGACGTCCGGATGTGGGGGGCGACGCCGCGGCGTCCAGGCCGCTGCTCGACCTGCTCCGGCTCGCCGCGGGCGACCCGTCGGAGACGATCCGCGAACAGGCCTTCTCCGCATTCGTCGTCAGAGTACCCGCGACGTCGGTAGAAGCCTCCCCGACGATCCTCCTCGCGCTGGCCGACGCCTCGCCGAAGATCCGCCGCCTGGGCCTGGCGGCCACCTCGCAGCGAGCGTCGTTCTGGGACCGCGCCGACGTCCTCGAACGTCTCGCCCGATTGCTCATCGACCCCGACGCCGGCGTCCGCTCGGACGCGCTCGCCATCGTCAAGCATCATCGCCTGCTCGTCCGATTCCCCGTCCTGGCCCACCGCCTGAAGGTCCTCATCGCCGAGCCGGCATTGACCGCTCGCGTCGAGGCCCTGTTCCGGGCCTCGGGCCTCGACCCGGCCACGACGGCCGCCGACGTCGCCGTCGATCGGCCCGTCTTCCTGAGCCTGGAGTCGTTCCGGCGATCCGTGAACTCCCTGCTCTACAAGGCCGGCCCCGACGGCCACGCCTGCGTCGACTGCCACGCGAACCACGCGATCCTCAGGGTCGCCGAGGCCCGCGAAGGCGGGCCGACGGAGGAGGACGTCGCCGCGAATTTCGCCTCGGCCTCGAAGGTCGTCGACCTCGGCCGCCCCGAGGCGAGCCTCCTCCTCCGCAAGCCCCGCAGCCCCGTCGGCCAGGGCGAGGCCGATGCGACGAGCCCGACCGGCCTGACTCACGTCGGCGGCCCGCGCTGGGGAGGCCTGGACGACCCCGCCCACCGCGCCGTCCTCGCCTGGATCCGCGCGGCCGCCGCGCAGACCGAGGACGTCCCCCCGATCGACCCCGGCGAGATCGAGGACCTCTCCGTCGCCCCTCCTCGTTAGTGGAAAATCTCGACGAACGACCCTGAATTCCGGTTGACGGCAAAATCTTTGCCTGACAAAGTAAATCGACTTTACAACACAAAGATTAGGTCGCAGCATCCAGATGCAGGAGGATTTCGGCATGGCCATCGTCGAATCGAGGGGTGACGGGCGATCGGGGTGGGGCCAGGGCTTTCGCGAGCTTGACCTGATCCTGCGGGGCGACCGGACGCAGCTCTCGTCGTTGCGGGACGGCGGCGTGCGGATCTCCGCGGGCCGGCTCTCGCGCGTGATCATCGTCCTGTGCATGGCCCACGGGCTTTGCATGGGGGCCTTCGCGATGTTCTCGAAGAACGGCCCCGCGCTCGGCCAGGTCGTGGCGACGATGATCAAGGTGCCGCTGCTGTTCTACCTGACGCTGCTGGTGACCCTGCCGTCGCTCTACGTCTTCAACGCCCTGGTGGGCTCGCGGCTGTCGCCGTCGTCGGTGCTCCGGCTGTTGACGGCGACGCTGGGGGTGAACGTGGCGGTGCTCTGCTCGCTGGGGCCGATCGTCGCGTTCTTCTCGGCCTGCACCACGAGCTATCCCTTCATGGTCCTGTTCAACGTCGCGGTGTTCGCGACGGCCGGGTTCCTCGCCCAGATGTTCCTGCTCCAGACCCTTCAGCGCCTGAGCATGGCGCAGGTGCTGGAGGAGACGACGATCCCGGAAGGCGACGGCCCGACCCCGGCCGCCCTCCGGCCGATCTCGGACCAGTTTCTGGGACGCCACGTGAAGACGATCTTCCGGATCTGGCTGCTCCTCTTCGGCCTCGTCGGGGCCCAGATGGGCTGGGTGCTGCGGCCCTTCATCGGCAACCCCGACGTGCCGTTCACCTGGTTCCGCGCCCGTCAGTCCAATTTCTTCGAGGCCGTCCTCCAGGCCCTCCATTCCCTCTTTTCCTGAGGCGGTCCGCCTGGCGGGAGGGATCCGACGATGAGCCTCACCTTGTTGTCTCGTGCGGACGCCGTGCTCCGCGAGGGCTCCGCGGCCGAGCCGGACGCGCCGCCGACCGCCGTGGTCTCATGGCGTTCGCGGCTGGCGATCCTGATCGCCTTCGGGATGGTCTATGGGGCCGTGATGGGGGCGTACGGCGATTCCCTTGGGGATCGGCCGCTGCAGATGCTCTACTCCGCGCTCAAGGTCCCGGTCCTGCTGACGGTCTCGTTCGCGATCAGCCTGCCGACGTTCTTCGTGTTCAACACGCTCTTCGGCCTGCGCGACGACTTCCCGCGCTCGGTCGCGGCGTTGTCGGCCACGCAGGCCGGGCTCACGGTGATCCTGTCTTCGCTCGCGCCCGTCACGGCCTTCGCCTACGTCTCGGGCATCGGCTATCGGCCGGCGATCCTCCTCAACGGCCTGATGTTTGCGACGGCGAGCTTCGGCGCCCAGGCCATCCTGCGCCGGAGCTACCGCGACCTGATCGCGCGCAACCCGGTCCACGCGACGATGCTCCGGGCCTGGCTGGTCGTCTACGCCTTCGTCGGGATCCAGATGGGCTGGATCCTCCGCCCCTTCATCGGAGACCCGACCCGTCCGACGCAGTTCTTCCGCGAGGAAGGGCTGAGCAACGCCTACGTCGTCGTGATCGCCATGATCTGGGAAGTCCTCTTCGGGGCCCGCTGATTCCCCGGCTCATCGACCCCGGGGCTCGACGCCGAGCAGGTGGCGGACGAAGAAGTCGCGGCGCCGCCGCTCGCCGTAGGGGCTGCCGCCGGCCCCGTGGTCGGCGCCCGGGAAGACGACGAGGTCGAAGTCCTTGTCGGCCTTGATGAGGGCGTCGACGACCTGCATGGTCGAGGCCGGGTCGACGTTGCGGTCCAGCTCGCCGACGGTCAGCAGCAGCTTGCCCGTCAGCCTGGGAGCGAGCGTCACGTTCGACTGTTCGGCGTAGTGGGGACCGATCGGCCATCCCATCCACTGCTCGTTCCACCAGATCTTGTCCATGCGATTGTCGTGGCAGCCGCAATCGGCGACGCCCACCTTGTAGAAGTCGCCGTGGG
The DNA window shown above is from Paludisphaera mucosa and carries:
- a CDS encoding HEAT repeat domain-containing protein; protein product: MLPPSVLRGLIVATLSALVLFAARRPVRGDDAVRADASIASGEIRTRPLGDLTHGRRYELVVSLAAPASDDRLAVELIGPDGPVLRKDLHSGDPDVYLAYRPTQDGLATLRLTRSKAVATAPALQVSLSWRGDGLSEDDHAALESEPNDEWGSANRLVLGRTVYGSADDVEFLDNREEGRSGLDWFRFEVESEKPVLVTFTLDLIDRDVSADLRIFTVEDGRPKVYSAGKDPMEIVHDRERERYSKNLVRTFTKGVYYLRVNANHPAYILRTRMAEVPPYDDPAKAVEAGLHYILNAGDAWLAQVPREGNRFVRAANLHETSLRCTGCHATSFPAEAALAAHRAGYPIHAKDALSYLVERIADSPAPLYGDAGLFWQRYIATPLEAQGAQGGVLVDFDREVAGADTAALARFGPFLRAAWASRTTLPEDEHNVVPAESKFGLAWRGWKTLTEVARRTGRAEDARAAANIAAILGSRQADKQVETLQDRIHRLVAWSLIDRQAHANKIRRETGALLTLQNADGGWHESDSKPGPSAVYTTGQIVDALLEAGLTRENPAVDRALKYLLSQQQEFGGWFQADTHENFRTPMRETRYAVMALARAFPRADGPRLGWANRGHGPPSPPRTSSVVHAIDDLEALWDVPPAERPRFASAVGPLLDHPSPLVRASAAACLGRLNCVEGVKPLAKALGDPSKVVRRAAAFAFRQLGNRGIGVEAIASALDATDPRVRRAAVSLFTGPIHGLDDRRELVNRLIARADDPDLLTRFEAARALRRWFYRTPDPALRRRIVEAVLARMAVEEVPLHRTNLSENLYIMLDENLGGGVSLQRNLAALPESMRGPILEGRRKVERDVLLAPILAALRSGGEPRREGILRAFDGSFFRGRTYARQPEGAVDVGNDREFGFLYEVPLDELEAVFAVLLDAPRAGSGGRQALQLASFFKVPERTRNASIQAAVLRALDDGDAEIRVEARRIASGMSFEGAEDDPARTRAIARGVTESAESRPALIAAIGRNPRLAGRPEIARATAALATRLDGEPELLPLLDRPGVADADVVAAINRGWAGYDPARKAEAIRMVLRRPDVGGDAAASRPLLDLLRLAAGDPSETIREQAFSAFVVRVPATSVEASPTILLALADASPKIRRLGLAATSQRASFWDRADVLERLARLLIDPDAGVRSDALAIVKHHRLLVRFPVLAHRLKVLIAEPALTARVEALFRASGLDPATTAADVAVDRPVFLSLESFRRSVNSLLYKAGPDGHACVDCHANHAILRVAEAREGGPTEEDVAANFASASKVVDLGRPEASLLLRKPRSPVGQGEADATSPTGLTHVGGPRWGGLDDPAHRAVLAWIRAAAAQTEDVPPIDPGEIEDLSVAPPR